In Corvus moneduloides isolate bCorMon1 chromosome 3, bCorMon1.pri, whole genome shotgun sequence, one DNA window encodes the following:
- the LOC116441436 gene encoding uncharacterized protein LOC116441436 → MGMWEWEFGIGIWDWGLGSGIGIWECGIENQGMGVWECGNLGLGIWDWDLGIGIGNWDLGLRTGIEEWGSGNLGMGSGNGGLGIWDWELGMGSGFGIWEFGIGIWEWELELGSGIGIWERGTGNWEWELGMGSRIGIWVWIREWDPGMGSGIGIRDGEAPWGRNSPGREAGTGALGGARNKKLPRLKFPSFSFPWRKKREIPAGNGSRNSRSRRDLGRGGNLGMGGSLGIRWNSGIPRDLGIAAAWESWECGNARIGIGNGPEIREWPEIREFLGIWEFSGGWQRQPGKAPGIRNFPRFGNDLGFGNGRKFGNGRKFGNGRKVGISSGFWEPSDSRGCRTFGNSPKSREFGAVPSLPPALLMDNPKEFFGMNSRPLLGLWSRRDPIASRECREMIPAFAQDLGMGQRSKNLGKILEKPWEKLGNARGSLPATIPLPAVNSGDFPAAKIPGIWGFGSRVSLARGSREKRPLLEASPGPRCVPGAWKFPKFPQFPQFPQFPLFPLFGSRSRIPIGSRSPPGKSTAPIAGSLSQLPVPVPSPSSQFPVPNPRSHSWIPFPSSQSQLPIHNSQSQTQFPFPVPNPGSRSQFPFPVPIPQSQFPIPVPSSPFPRNSLPGTLPKSQNLWNFSLFPPFPRNSLPESQNPWNFSLFSQEFPPQTPKSVEFFPLFPGIPSPNPKILGISPSSPLFPGIPSPNSPKSLEFPPLPPFSQEFSPQTPKSVEFFPLFPGIPCLNPKIRGIFPSFPRNSLPKPQNPWNFSPFPPFPRNSLPEPQNPWNFSLFSQESPSPTPP, encoded by the exons atgggaatgtgggaatgggaatttgggattgggatctggGACTGGGGATTGGGATCTGGGATTGGGATCTGGGAATGTGGGATTGAGAATCAAGGAATGGGGgtttgggaatgtgggaatttggggctgggaatttgggattgggatctgggaattgggattgggaattgggatcTGGGATTAAGGACTGGAATCGAGGAATGGGGGAGTGGGaatctgggaatgggatctgggaatgggggactgggaatttgggattgggaACTGGGGATGGGATCTGGGTTTGGGatctgggaatttgggattgggatctgggaatgggaattggAACTGGGATCTGGGATTGGGATCTGGGAACGTGGgactgggaattgggaatgggagctggggatgggatCCAGGATTGGGATCTGGGTTTGGATCCGGGAATGGGATCCGGGAATGGGATCTGGGATCGGGATCCGGGATGGGGAAGCGCCTTGGGGAAGGAATTCTCCCGGAAGAGAAGCGGGAACGGGAGCCTTGGGAGGAGCGAGGAATAAAAAACTTCCCCGGCTGAAATTCCcgagtttttcttttccatggagaaagaagagggaaattCCCGCCGGGAACGGCTCCCGGAATTCCCGCTCCAGGCGGGATTTGGGAAGGGGC ggaaatcTGGGAATGGGCGGGAGTTTGGGAATCCGTTGGAATTCGGGAATTCCTCGGGATTTGGGAATAGCAGCTGCCTGGGAATCTTGGGAATGTGGAAATGCCAGGATTGGAATCGGGAATGGCCCGGAAATTCGGGAATGGCCGGAAATTCGGGAATTCCTCGGGATTTGGGAATTCTCTGGGGGCTGGCAACGGCAACCTGGGAAGGCTCCGGGAATTCGGAATTTCCCGCGATTTGGGAAcgatttgggatttgggaatggccGGAAATTTGGGAATGGCCGGAAATTTGGGAATGGCCGGAAAGTCGGGATTTCCTCGGGATTTTGGGAACCCTCGgactccaggggctgcagaacCTTCGGGAATTCCCCGAAATCCCGGGAATTCGGAGCCGTCCCGTCCCTCCCCCCAGCTCTGTTAATGGATAATCCCAAGGAATTTTTTGGGATGAATTCCCGACCTTTGCTCGGCCTTTGGAGCCGCAGGGATCCAATCGCAAGCCGGGAATGTCGGGAGATGATCCCGGCGTTTGCTCAGGATTTGGGGATGGGCCAGAGGTCCAAAAACCTCggaaaaatcctggaaaaaccTTGGGAAAAGCTCGGGAATGCTCGGGGCTCCCTCCCGGCCACGATCCCGCTCCCGGCCGTGAACTCCGGGGATTTTCCAGCGGCAAAaattcctgggatttggggcttcGGATCCCGGGTTTCTCTCGCCAGAGGATCCCGGGAAAAGCGGCCGCTCCTGGAAGCTTCTCCAGGGCCTCGCTGCGTTCCCGGGGCGTggaaattcccaaaattcccgcAATTCCCGCAATTCCCGCAATTCCCGCTTTTCCCGCTTTTCGGCTCCCGGAGCCGAATCCCCATCGGCTCCCGGAGCCCGCCTGGAAAATCCACAGCTCCCATTGCTgggtccctgtcccagctcccagtcccaGTTCCCAGTCCCAgttcccagttcccagttcCCAATCCCAGATCCCATTCCTGGATCCCATTCCCCAGttcccaatcccagctcccaaTCCACAATTCCCAATCCCAGAcccagttcccattcccagttcccaatCCTGGATCCCGatcccagttcccattcccagttcccatcccCCAATCCCAGTTCCCAATCCCAGTTCCCAgttccccttttcccaggaattctcTGCCTGGGaccctccccaaatcccaaaatctttggaatttttccctctttcccccttttccca GGAATTCCCTGCCTGAATCCCAAAATCCTtggaatttttccctcttttcccag gaattccctccccaaaccccaaaatccgtggaatttttccctcttttcccaggaattccctcccca AATCCCAAAATCCTTGGaatttccccctcttcccctcttttcccaggaattccctccccaaattccccaaaatccTTGGaatttccccctcttccccccttttcccaggaattctctccccaaaccccaaaatccgtggaatttttccctcttttcccaggaattccctgcCTGAATCCCAAAATCCGtggaatttttccctcttttcccaggaattccctgcccaaaccccaaaatccttggaatttttccccctttcccccctttcccaggaattccctgcctgaaccccaaaatccttggaatttttccctcttttcccaggaatCCCCATCCCCAACCCCTCCCTGA